A portion of the Microbacterium hominis genome contains these proteins:
- the pcaH gene encoding protocatechuate 3,4-dioxygenase subunit beta gives MADAPTAAAPESLLAPAIQVSQDEITAEIVAIHAEAERRVAAGEQVPATLYDFPPYRSSILRHPTKNPKLVDPETIELWSPAFGQRDVAAIESDLTLQHTGEPQGERITVSGRLLDSWGRPLANQLIELWQANAAGRYIHQRDQHPAPLDPNFTGAGRAVTDGDGFYRFTTIKPGAYPWKNHVNAWRPAHIHFSVFGSSFTQRIVTQMYFPGDPLFPLDPIYNTIRSQKDRDRLIGVYDHDLTVPEFSMGYRFDIVVDGPDATWFEPEGEH, from the coding sequence ATGGCAGACGCGCCCACCGCCGCAGCCCCGGAATCGCTGCTGGCACCCGCGATCCAGGTGTCGCAGGACGAGATCACGGCCGAGATCGTCGCGATCCACGCCGAGGCCGAGCGGCGTGTCGCCGCCGGCGAGCAGGTGCCCGCGACCCTCTACGACTTCCCGCCGTACCGGTCGAGCATCCTGCGGCACCCGACGAAGAACCCCAAGCTCGTCGACCCGGAGACCATCGAGCTCTGGTCTCCGGCGTTCGGTCAGCGCGATGTCGCCGCGATCGAATCCGACCTGACGCTCCAGCACACCGGAGAGCCCCAGGGCGAGCGCATCACGGTGTCGGGGCGCCTGCTCGATTCGTGGGGGCGCCCGCTGGCCAATCAGCTGATCGAACTGTGGCAGGCCAACGCCGCCGGGCGCTACATCCACCAGCGCGACCAGCACCCCGCCCCCCTCGACCCGAACTTCACCGGTGCCGGCCGGGCGGTCACCGATGGCGACGGTTTCTACCGGTTCACCACGATCAAGCCCGGCGCGTACCCGTGGAAGAACCACGTGAATGCCTGGCGGCCCGCGCACATCCACTTCTCCGTCTTCGGCTCGTCGTTCACGCAGCGCATCGTGACGCAGATGTACTTCCCCGGCGATCCGCTGTTCCCGCTCGACCCGATCTACAACACCATCCGCAGTCAGAAGGACCGCGACCGCCTGATCGGCGTGTACGACCACGACCTGACGGTGCCCGAGTTCTCGATGGGCTACCGCTTCGACATCGTCGTCGACGGGCCGGATGCCACATGGTTCGAGCCCGAGGGAGAGCACTGA
- a CDS encoding lyase family protein, which produces MPSDPAPIDVGLLSPVTVGSADAVSDAAVLDALVTAEAALARAWGEVAAAPADAVAGISGALGWSGPGQLCIGHGADLGALAEAAVAGGNPVIPLVSALRARVAPEHRAWVHRGATSQDILDSALMLVARRACTDVSAALERAEAALTALARTHRGTVAAARTLGQHAVPTTFGLRAATWLAGVRRAGVRLEAAASTLPAQLGGAAGTLAAAVEAAGHALGDEAARDAAVRLPTLLAAELGLAAPDAPWHTVRWPVTELGDALVQVMDAAGVVAADVVTLSRTEIAEVSEGAAGGSSAMPQKQNPAASVLIRSAAIRAPHLGASLHASAALAVDERPDGAWHAEWPVLRELLRLALGTAATLARLVDGLVIDADAMARNTAASGGLIVAERLSAVAAPLVGPDRLAAIIARANGGDDLRGLLASESALAGLDLDELLDPAHYTGLAGILTDRLTGDTRA; this is translated from the coding sequence TTGCCTTCTGACCCCGCCCCGATCGACGTCGGGCTGCTGTCGCCGGTGACGGTCGGCTCTGCCGACGCCGTGTCGGATGCCGCGGTGCTCGACGCGCTCGTGACCGCCGAGGCCGCCCTCGCCCGGGCGTGGGGGGAGGTGGCGGCCGCGCCCGCCGACGCCGTGGCCGGGATCTCCGGGGCGCTCGGCTGGAGCGGGCCGGGACAGCTGTGCATCGGGCACGGTGCGGACCTCGGCGCGCTCGCCGAGGCGGCCGTCGCGGGCGGCAACCCCGTCATCCCGCTGGTCTCCGCATTGCGCGCGCGCGTCGCGCCCGAGCATCGCGCCTGGGTGCATCGCGGCGCGACGAGCCAGGACATCCTCGACTCCGCCCTCATGCTCGTCGCCCGACGTGCGTGCACCGACGTCTCGGCGGCGCTCGAGCGCGCCGAGGCCGCGCTCACGGCGCTCGCCCGCACCCACCGCGGCACGGTCGCGGCGGCCCGCACACTCGGCCAGCACGCCGTGCCGACGACGTTCGGTCTGCGCGCGGCCACGTGGCTCGCCGGCGTGCGCCGCGCCGGCGTGCGGCTCGAGGCCGCGGCATCCACTCTCCCCGCCCAGCTCGGCGGGGCGGCCGGCACCCTCGCGGCGGCGGTCGAGGCCGCCGGCCACGCGCTCGGTGACGAGGCGGCGCGCGATGCCGCGGTGCGGCTGCCGACGCTGCTGGCCGCCGAGCTGGGGCTGGCGGCCCCCGACGCCCCGTGGCACACCGTCCGCTGGCCGGTGACCGAGCTCGGCGACGCCCTCGTGCAGGTGATGGATGCCGCGGGCGTCGTCGCCGCCGACGTCGTGACGCTCAGTCGCACCGAGATCGCCGAGGTCTCCGAGGGCGCCGCCGGCGGCTCGTCGGCCATGCCGCAGAAGCAGAACCCGGCGGCGTCGGTGCTGATCCGATCGGCGGCGATCCGCGCGCCGCACCTCGGGGCGAGCCTGCATGCGTCGGCGGCCCTCGCCGTCGACGAAAGACCCGACGGCGCGTGGCACGCAGAGTGGCCGGTGCTGCGGGAACTTCTGCGCCTCGCGCTCGGCACCGCTGCCACGCTCGCGCGCCTCGTCGACGGACTGGTGATCGACGCCGACGCGATGGCGCGCAACACCGCAGCCTCGGGCGGCCTCATCGTCGCGGAGCGGCTCTCCGCCGTCGCCGCGCCGCTGGTCGGCCCCGACCGTCTCGCGGCGATCATCGCCCGGGCGAACGGCGGTGACGATCTGCGCGGCCTCCTGGCCTCCGAGAGCGCGCTGGCAGGTCTCGACCT
- the pcaG gene encoding protocatechuate 3,4-dioxygenase subunit alpha, whose protein sequence is MTTANVPPKTHAPTAGQTVGPFFAYGVEYPKMREVAFPHSPGAIVLTGTVTDGDGNAIPDAMLEIWQRDADGSVPRGRGSLRRDDHTFTGFGRSYTNDEGGYYFWTRNPGQVAAEAPFIALIVYARGLPNKLHTRIYLPDDEAALAADPLLSSLDAEERATLIAERTPDGGLRFDVRLQGERETVFLAF, encoded by the coding sequence ATGACCACCGCGAACGTGCCCCCGAAGACCCATGCGCCCACCGCCGGCCAGACCGTCGGCCCGTTCTTCGCGTACGGGGTGGAGTACCCCAAGATGCGCGAAGTCGCCTTCCCGCACTCGCCGGGGGCGATCGTTCTCACCGGCACGGTGACCGACGGCGACGGGAACGCGATTCCCGACGCGATGCTCGAGATCTGGCAGCGCGACGCCGACGGCTCGGTGCCGCGCGGTCGCGGATCGCTCCGCCGTGACGACCACACGTTCACCGGATTCGGGCGCTCGTACACGAACGACGAAGGCGGTTACTACTTCTGGACCCGCAACCCCGGCCAGGTCGCCGCCGAGGCGCCGTTCATCGCGCTCATCGTCTACGCGCGCGGACTGCCGAACAAGCTGCACACCCGCATCTACCTGCCCGACGACGAGGCGGCGCTCGCCGCCGATCCGCTCCTGTCCTCGCTCGACGCCGAGGAGCGCGCTACTCTCATCGCTGAGCGCACGCCCGATGGCGGACTCCGGTTCGACGTCCGCCTGCAGGGCGAGAGGGAGACCGTGTTCCTTGCCTTCTGA
- a CDS encoding IclR family transcriptional regulator, with translation MANSPSGDSVTDRLVRVLETFTPTRTAQTAAEIGRRSGLPSSSAHRIVGELVDAGLLERDGDRRIRIGMRLWELATRSSHALRLRQAAMPFMERVQSRVREHTQLAILEQDEALFLERLSGQGAGSNVTRVAGRLPLHASSSGLVLLAFADAELQERVLGAPLRALTRSTPTDPAAVRRKLAEVRTLGHAIAPGYIEEVSTGLAVPVHDETGAPVAALSVVLPRDAQTAYALEELYRAARDIERAMGYRR, from the coding sequence GTGGCGAACTCCCCCTCCGGCGACTCCGTGACCGACCGGCTCGTGCGCGTTCTCGAGACGTTCACGCCGACCCGCACCGCGCAGACGGCGGCCGAGATCGGCCGGCGCAGCGGCCTCCCGTCGTCGAGCGCGCACCGGATCGTCGGGGAGCTGGTGGATGCCGGCCTCCTCGAGCGCGACGGCGACCGGCGCATCCGCATCGGCATGCGCCTGTGGGAGCTGGCCACGCGTTCGTCGCACGCGCTGCGCCTGCGCCAGGCGGCCATGCCGTTCATGGAGCGCGTGCAGTCGCGCGTGCGGGAGCACACGCAGCTGGCGATCCTCGAGCAGGACGAAGCCCTGTTCCTCGAACGGCTGAGCGGACAGGGGGCGGGCTCGAACGTCACCCGCGTCGCCGGGCGCCTGCCCCTTCACGCGTCGTCGTCGGGGCTGGTGCTTCTGGCCTTCGCCGACGCGGAGCTGCAGGAGCGGGTGCTCGGTGCGCCGCTGCGCGCCCTCACCCGCTCGACGCCCACCGACCCGGCCGCGGTGCGCCGCAAGCTCGCCGAGGTGCGCACGCTCGGCCACGCGATCGCCCCCGGCTACATCGAGGAGGTCTCCACGGGGCTCGCCGTTCCCGTGCACGACGAGACCGGGGCGCCCGTCGCCGCGCTCTCGGTGGTGCTCCCTCGCGACGCGCAGACCGCCTACGCGCTCGAGGAGCTCTACCGCGCCGCCCGCGACATCGAG